The following proteins are co-located in the Vigna unguiculata cultivar IT97K-499-35 chromosome 9, ASM411807v1, whole genome shotgun sequence genome:
- the LOC114162562 gene encoding protein GAMETE EXPRESSED 2, which produces MNDKERTFKLPIESSLQDLVTTKHHFSIVEKPGFLCTILTSFSSFETDTSRIPLFAFSWWDDKGTFEAGDTATIKVKVLENADKIDKKVFNPTLTVNGKEGNSSYVSTVLSDFEGDPNEWKIFFTPIRVGLFNVLLTEERYKVDDSSLHFQVEPGNMYPSVCVASWKGVRHEYEAGSKATLMVLLKDAFGNGISKTTQVSYLPDFKLSVLHENGSVASAPDIFNMGWTEFDYIVIEFIVTKAGKFSLSLEGGNQTLKGSPLPLKVNPGAIDVSNCIAKWNIESHAWQLSSKMEIFIHQLDKYGNLVSGLYPFDFEVVETDTNLSIPISDLHFQGVDAGIQLFSFSNFEPGNFLLTIYDSKHNKSISNMPYGYTVFIGYCDGVKSVVNGSGLNDSVAGVKEEFSVYLNDIYQYPSPVQANILQVQILRENDSYRVMPFIYAVLDSNGIFKDKLLAIFLYEIDYFIFISNGSGSFIMASDFRVNYIPEKSGLYDINVYCGNILLNEGHSFRKEVKAGEVNVSLSSVVRFSPKVPKLFKNEIIVQLVDSYLNPVLSQQSRLKLEIASANSSGFSSLDITDNKDGSYSCSYMVKDVGTYDICASFDGKRFLSCPLSINVYSSEYFPKANNDTISIWEDQSIAFDVLANDYFAGDDASMVEFSKSGHGSLIQNGRIFRYTPYKGYYGNDSFWYTISDINGNLASATVCIFVLNVPPQFVSAPNQLQATEDLISPRFGGFTGFEITYSNPMENISVNLSAQSGIVLLSPMAMQFGQVMWSELTVDMGNETATSLIIEGSVEVINFALQSIQYLGNENFYGGDTIQVSTRNKNGVNSVGVPIFVDPINDPPFIRAPYFIILRSNEDETLIFDQEKDKFDFSIGDPDLLTFPGGEAHFFVTFSMEVNDGWLVANLPVHLINTTELKHRINYQWQPLQTYVTISEHFMVKAHGIRFQGTINDCNSVMQQLFYHGGEHGAVLTMTLNDMGNYGCYPDCADGMSMPLYAEVTVNLMRKQPMSSFLAHTLGSIIVIEFVIIFSLGALLLYFTCKCAILLAHERRNREKRSSELSTSQSFPTETKDLRVWKVYMGKLKEKMVNDFFAEMVFSVQLSLLSSVIQLTDYT; this is translated from the exons GTTACCACGAAGCATCACTTTTCCATCGTTGAAAAACCCGGTTTTCTTTGCACCATCCtcacttctttttcttcatttgagACAGATACATCACGAATTCCCTTGTTCGCGTTTAGTTGGTGGGATGACAAGGGCACATTCGAGGCCGGTGACACAGCAACAATCAAAGTAAAAGTGCTTGAGAATGCTGATAAGATTGACAAAAAAGTTTTCAACCCCACACTAACTGTGAATGGAAAGGAAGGGAACAGTTCCTACGTGTCTACTGTGTTGTCAGATTTCGAAGGAGACCCAAATGAATGGAAGATCTTCTTCACCCCCATCAGGGTTGGATTGTTTAATGTACTCCTCACTGAGGAGCGTTATAAAGTTGATGATTCATCCTTGCATTTCCAAGTTGAACCAG GGAACATGTACCCTTCTGTGTGTGTTGCATCATGGAAGGGTGTGAGACATGAGTATGAAGCTGGTTCAAAAGCTACGCTTATGGTGCTACTTAAAGATGCATTTGGGAACGGTATCTCTAAGACGACTCAAGTTTCCTATTTGCCTGATTTTAAGTTGTCTGTTTTGCATGAAAATGGTTCTGTTGCAAGTGCTCCAGATATCTTTAACATGGGGTGGACTGAGTTTGATTATATAGTGATTGAGTTTATTGTCACGAAAGCTGGAAAGTTCTCATTGAGCTTAGAAGGAGGAAATCAAACCTTGAAGGGTTCTCCATTACCATTGAAGGTGAATCCAG GAGCTATAGATGTCTCTAACTGTATAGCCAAATGGAACATTGAATCTCATGCATGGCAATTGTCTTCCAAGATGGAAATCTTTATACATCAGTTAGATAAATACGGAAATCTGGTTTCTGGATTGTATCCTTTTGATTTTGAAGTTGTTGAAACTGACACAAACTTGTCGATACCGATATCAGATCTCCATTTTCAAGGAGTGGATGCTGGAATTCAGTTGTTTTCGTTTAGCAATTTTGAGCCAGGGAACTTCCTATTGACAATATATGATTCCAAGCATAATAAAAGCATTTCCAACATGCCATATGGTTATACTGTTTTTATAG GTTACTGTGATGGGGTTAAAAGTGTTGTTAACGGATCAGGTTTAAATGATTCAGTAGCTGGTGTAAAGGAAGAATTCTCTGTGTATTTGAATGACATCTATCAATATCCTTCCCCTGTTCAAGCAAACATACTTCAAGTACAAATTTTAAGAGAAAATGACTCGTACAGAGTTATGCCATTCATATATGCTGTGCTTGACAGTAATGGTATTTTCAAAGATAAACTTCTTGCTATATTCCTGTATGAAAttgattatttcatttttatt TCAAATGGGAGCGGGAGCTTTATCATGGCAAGTGATTTTCGTGTGAATTACATACCAGAAAAAAGTGGACTTTATGATATTAATGTATATTGTGGAAACATATTATTGAATGAAGGACATTCTTTCCGAAAAGAGGTAAAAGCAG GTGAAGTAAATGTTTCCTTGTCAAGTGTCGTGAGGTTTTCTCCAAAGGTGCCAAAGCTgttcaaaaatgaaataatagtcCAGCTTGTGGATTCATATTTAAACCCTGTCCTCTCCCAACAATCAAGGTTGAAATTGGAGATTGCTTCTGCTAATAGTTCTGGCTTTTCATCTTTGGACATTACAGACAATAAGGATGGATCATACAGCTGCAGTTACATGGTCAAAGATGTTGGAACTTACGACATTTGTGCTTCCTTTGATGGCAAACGTTTCTTATCATGTCCCTTGAGTATCAATGTGTACAGCA GTGAATATTTTCCAAAAGCCAACAATGATACAATATCTATTTGGGAGGACCAATCCATTGCCTTTGATGTCTTAGCAAATGATTATTTTGCTGGTGATGATGCAAGTATGGTTGAATTCTCAAAA TCAGGTCACGGTTCACTTATACAGAATGGAAGGATCTTTCGTTACACTCCTTATAAAGGGTATTATGGAAATGATTCCTTTTGGTATACAATTTCTGATATAAATGGAAATCTTGCTTCTGCTACGGTGTGCATTTTTGTTCTCAATGTTCCACCTCAGTTTGTTTCTGCTCCAAATCAACTACAAGCAACAGAAGATTTAATAAGTCCTAGATTTGG TGGTTTCACCGGGTTTGAGATAACTTATTCAAATCCTATGGAAAATATTTCTGTGAATCTTAGTGCTCAATCTGGAATTGTGCTTCTGTCTCCCATGGCTATGCAATTTGGGCAAGTAATGTGGAGTGAACTTACAGTTGACATGGGAAATGAAACTGCAACCAGTTTAATAATAGAGGGCTCTGTGGAAGTAATTAATTTTGCACTTCAGTCAATTCAGTATCTGGG aaatgaaaatttttatggAGGAGATACCATTCAAGTCTCAACCAGGAATAAGAACGGAGTAAATTCAGTAGGTGTTCCAATTTTCGTTGATCCTATCAATGACCCTCCATTTATTAGAGCCCCCTACTTCATCATATTGAGGAGTAATGAAGATGAGACCCTTATCTTTGACCAAGAGAAAGACAAGTTTGACTTTTCCATTGGAGATCCCGATCTTCTTACTTTTCCTG GTGGTGAGGCTCACTTTTTTGTGACGTTCTCCATGGAAGTAAATGATGGATGGTTAGTGGCAAACCTACCAGTTCATTTGATCAATACAACTGAATTGAAGCACAGAATTAATTATCAGTGGCAGCCTCTTCAGACATATGTTACTATCTCAGAGCACTTTATGGTCAAAGCTCATGGAATCAGATTTCAGGGCACAATCAATGACTGCAACAGTGTTATGCAACAACTGTTCTATCAT GGAGGTGAACATGGAGCTGTTTTAACAATGACATTAAATGACATGGGAAACTACGGATGTTATCCAGATTGTGCAGATGGCATGTCAATGCCATTATACGCAGAAGTTACAGTAAATTTAATGAGAAAACAACCAATGAGTTCATTTCTGGCTCACA CATTAGGATCAATCATTGTCATTGAATTTGTTATCATATTCTCTCTTGGAGCCTTGCTTCTGTATTTCACCTGTAAATGTGCAATTCTTCTTGCAcatgaaagaagaaacagagAGAAAAGGTCTTCAGAGTTATCTACTTCCCAGAGTTTCCCCACAGAAACT AAAGATTTAAGAGTTTGGAAGGTATACATGGGAAAGTTAAAGGAGAAAATGGTTAATGATTTCTTTGCAGAAATGGTGTTTTCTGTTCAGTTAAGTTTACTCTCTTCAGTGATTCAGTTAACTGATTATACTTAA